A single genomic interval of Mycobacterium sp. DL592 harbors:
- the ribD gene encoding bifunctional diaminohydroxyphosphoribosylaminopyrimidine deaminase/5-amino-6-(5-phosphoribosylamino)uracil reductase RibD, translating to MIAATPAMIEAAMRLALERAQRVKGTTYPNPPVGAVILSQDGDIVGVGGTEPAGGPHAEVIALRAAGQLARGGTAVVTLEPCNHHGRTPPCVDALIAAGVAAVVYAVADPNPVASGGAQRLRAAGVTVTSGVCADEVTIGPLREWLHKQRTGRPHVTWKFATSVDGRSAAADGSSQWITSDAARADVHRRRAAADAIVVGTGTVLVDNPTLTARLPGGGLAERQPLRVVVGKREISTESNVLNDDSRTMVIRTHDPHEVIRALTDRTDVLLEGGPTLAGAFLRAGVIDRILAYVAPILLGGPITAVDDVGVLSIARALRWRYDGVDRIGPDLLLSLVPG from the coding sequence ATGATCGCCGCGACACCGGCGATGATCGAGGCCGCGATGCGGCTGGCCCTCGAGCGGGCACAGCGGGTCAAAGGCACCACATATCCCAATCCCCCTGTGGGAGCGGTCATCCTGAGCCAGGACGGCGATATCGTCGGGGTCGGCGGCACGGAGCCCGCTGGCGGGCCGCACGCCGAGGTGATCGCCTTGCGGGCGGCGGGGCAACTGGCCAGGGGCGGCACCGCCGTAGTGACCCTCGAGCCCTGCAACCACCACGGCCGCACCCCGCCCTGCGTCGACGCGTTGATCGCGGCGGGCGTGGCGGCGGTGGTCTATGCGGTCGCCGACCCCAACCCGGTGGCCTCGGGTGGCGCCCAGCGGTTGCGCGCGGCCGGTGTCACGGTCACCAGCGGGGTGTGCGCCGACGAGGTGACGATCGGCCCGCTGCGCGAGTGGCTGCACAAGCAGCGCACCGGGCGGCCGCATGTCACGTGGAAGTTCGCCACGAGCGTCGACGGCCGCAGCGCCGCCGCCGACGGGTCGTCGCAGTGGATCACCAGTGACGCCGCCCGCGCCGATGTGCACCGGCGGCGGGCGGCGGCCGACGCGATCGTGGTCGGCACCGGTACGGTGCTCGTCGACAACCCGACGCTGACCGCACGGCTGCCCGGCGGCGGCCTCGCCGAACGTCAGCCGCTGCGGGTGGTGGTGGGCAAGCGTGAGATATCCACGGAATCCAATGTACTCAACGATGATTCGCGCACCATGGTGATCCGTACCCATGACCCGCACGAGGTGATTCGCGCGCTGACCGACCGTACCGATGTACTCCTCGAGGGTGGCCCGACGCTGGCGGGAGCCTTCCTGCGGGCGGGGGTGATCGACCGGATCCTGGCCTACGTCGCGCCCATTCTGCTCGGTGGTCCGATCACCGCCGTCGACGACGTGGGCGTGCTCAGCATCGCCCGGGCGCTGCGGTGGCGGTACGACGGTGTCGACCGGATCGGGCCGGACCTGTTGCTCAGCCTGGTTCCCGGCTAG
- the rpe gene encoding ribulose-phosphate 3-epimerase: MATPSRPLIAPSILSADFARLAEEAAAVEGADWLHVDVMDAHFVPNLTLGLPVVESLLAATDIPMDCHLMIENPERWAPPYAEAGAYNVTFHAEATDNPVSVARDIRAAGAKAGLAVKPGTPLEPYLEILRDFDTLLVMSVEPGFGGQSFIPEVLAKVATARRLVDAGELTILVEIDGGINADTIEMAAEAGVDCFVAGSAVYGAQDPAAAVEALRRRAGAASPHLTL, translated from the coding sequence ATGGCGACACCGTCCCGACCATTGATCGCACCGTCGATCCTGTCCGCCGATTTCGCCCGTCTCGCCGAGGAGGCCGCGGCCGTCGAGGGTGCGGACTGGCTGCACGTGGACGTGATGGACGCGCACTTCGTGCCCAACCTCACCCTCGGGCTGCCGGTGGTGGAAAGCCTGCTGGCGGCCACCGACATTCCGATGGACTGCCATCTGATGATCGAGAACCCGGAGCGCTGGGCGCCGCCCTACGCCGAGGCCGGCGCCTACAACGTGACGTTCCACGCCGAGGCGACCGACAATCCGGTGTCGGTGGCCCGCGACATCCGCGCCGCCGGCGCCAAGGCCGGCCTGGCGGTCAAACCCGGCACGCCGCTGGAGCCCTACCTGGAGATCCTGCGCGACTTCGACACCCTGCTGGTGATGTCGGTCGAGCCGGGCTTCGGCGGGCAGAGCTTCATCCCCGAGGTGCTGGCGAAAGTCGCGACGGCGCGCCGGCTCGTCGACGCGGGGGAGTTGACGATCCTGGTGGAGATCGACGGCGGCATCAACGCCGACACCATCGAGATGGCCGCCGAGGCCGGAGTGGACTGCTTCGTGGCGGGCTCGGCGGTCTACGGGGCGCAGGACCCGGCCGCGGCGGTGGAAGCCCTGCGCCGCAGGGCCGGTGCCGCCTCACCGCATCTGACCCTATGA